GCCGGCATCCCCATCGGACTTGGGCAGCGACGCGGGACTACGTGCCTTTCGCGGCACGCTCTTCCCCGCTCTCGCGGAGCTGGTCGATCCCGCCTTCGGTGTGACCGGCTCCCTGGCGTCCTTCGTGGGCTCGGAGCCTGTCACGGCAGGCACATCGGCGAGGCTGGGATGGGCTGTAGACGACGGCATCGCTGCTCCCGCAGTGCGTGATGTTTGCCCGGCCCCGCATTCCGCCGCAGGACTCCGGCGCCAGCCGGATACCGTAGGTCAGCGGCAAGACTGAGAAGATCTGCCCGCCGTCATCAGATCCAACGAAATCGATGTCCAGCTCGGTCGCGCCTCGAAACCAGCGAACCGCTCAGTCGGCATCCGGGCGCCCGCCGAAGCTGAGGATATACCCATCGGGGTCCTCGATGTAGAAGTCCATCGTACCCCACGCCGTTGCCGAAAGCGGCTTGATGATCGTTGCGCCGTTCGCGGTGCACTGCGCGTAGAACGCCTCGATCCCGTCCACCCCGGCAGCCGCATCGAGATGCTCATTCGCTCGCCGGTGCTGCCGCTCTT
Above is a genomic segment from Longimicrobiaceae bacterium containing:
- a CDS encoding VOC family protein, encoding MSTTVKPRVTSLAPQFLVDDLARSIAFYQKLGFTFGEPWDGFYAIGLLDGLELHLKEAPKCDEERQHRRANEHLDAAAGVDGIEAFYAQCTANGATIIKPLSATAWGTMDFYIEDPDGYILSFGGRPDAD